One Globicephala melas chromosome 6, mGloMel1.2, whole genome shotgun sequence genomic window carries:
- the IDNK gene encoding probable gluconokinase isoform X1: MAAPNALLVMGVSGSGKSTVGTLLASQLGWKFYDADDYHPEENRMKMGKGIPLNDQDRIPWLCNLHDILQRDVASGQPVILACSALKKVYRDILIQGKDGAPLKCDESGKEEKLAEVKLLVVHLTGSFEVISGRLLKRKGHFMSPELLQSQFDTLEPPSAPENFIQISVDKNLSEIIATIIETLK; the protein is encoded by the exons ATGGCGGCGCCCAATGCGCTGCTGGTGATGGGCGTGAGCGGCTCGGGGAA ATCCACCGTCGGCACCCTGCTGGCATCCCAG CTAGGGTGGAAATTCTACGATGCAGATGACTATCACCCAGAGGAAAATCGGATGAAGATGGGAAAAGGGATACCTCTGAATGACCAG GACAGGATTCCATGGCTCTGCAACTTGCATGACATTTTACAAAG agatGTAGCCTCTGGACAGCCTGTAATTCTTGCCTGTTCAGCTCTGAAGAAAGTATACAGAGACATCTTAATACAAGGAAAAGATGGTGCACCTCTGAAGTGTGATGagtcaggaaaggaagaaaagctggCTGAAGTGAAGCTCCTTGTGGTCCATCTGACTGGGTCGTTCGAGGTCATCTCTGGACGCTTACTCAAAAGAAAAGGGCATTTTATGTCCCCTGAGTTATTGCAGTCCCAGTTTGATACTTTGGAGCCCCCATCAGCTCCAGAAAATTTCATTCAAATCAGTGTGGACAAAAATCTTTCAGAGATAATTGCTACAATTATAGAAACTCTAAAATGA
- the IDNK gene encoding probable gluconokinase isoform X2, translating into MAAPNALLVMGVSGSGKSTVGTLLASQDRIPWLCNLHDILQRDVASGQPVILACSALKKVYRDILIQGKDGAPLKCDESGKEEKLAEVKLLVVHLTGSFEVISGRLLKRKGHFMSPELLQSQFDTLEPPSAPENFIQISVDKNLSEIIATIIETLK; encoded by the exons ATGGCGGCGCCCAATGCGCTGCTGGTGATGGGCGTGAGCGGCTCGGGGAA ATCCACCGTCGGCACCCTGCTGGCATCCCAG GACAGGATTCCATGGCTCTGCAACTTGCATGACATTTTACAAAG agatGTAGCCTCTGGACAGCCTGTAATTCTTGCCTGTTCAGCTCTGAAGAAAGTATACAGAGACATCTTAATACAAGGAAAAGATGGTGCACCTCTGAAGTGTGATGagtcaggaaaggaagaaaagctggCTGAAGTGAAGCTCCTTGTGGTCCATCTGACTGGGTCGTTCGAGGTCATCTCTGGACGCTTACTCAAAAGAAAAGGGCATTTTATGTCCCCTGAGTTATTGCAGTCCCAGTTTGATACTTTGGAGCCCCCATCAGCTCCAGAAAATTTCATTCAAATCAGTGTGGACAAAAATCTTTCAGAGATAATTGCTACAATTATAGAAACTCTAAAATGA
- the IDNK gene encoding probable gluconokinase isoform X4: MKMGKGIPLNDQDRIPWLCNLHDILQRDVASGQPVILACSALKKVYRDILIQGKDGAPLKCDESGKEEKLAEVKLLVVHLTGSFEVISGRLLKRKGHFMSPELLQSQFDTLEPPSAPENFIQISVDKNLSEIIATIIETLK; this comes from the exons ATGAAGATGGGAAAAGGGATACCTCTGAATGACCAG GACAGGATTCCATGGCTCTGCAACTTGCATGACATTTTACAAAG agatGTAGCCTCTGGACAGCCTGTAATTCTTGCCTGTTCAGCTCTGAAGAAAGTATACAGAGACATCTTAATACAAGGAAAAGATGGTGCACCTCTGAAGTGTGATGagtcaggaaaggaagaaaagctggCTGAAGTGAAGCTCCTTGTGGTCCATCTGACTGGGTCGTTCGAGGTCATCTCTGGACGCTTACTCAAAAGAAAAGGGCATTTTATGTCCCCTGAGTTATTGCAGTCCCAGTTTGATACTTTGGAGCCCCCATCAGCTCCAGAAAATTTCATTCAAATCAGTGTGGACAAAAATCTTTCAGAGATAATTGCTACAATTATAGAAACTCTAAAATGA
- the IDNK gene encoding probable gluconokinase isoform X3, which yields MTRAHRSPHKAQSSLWSANLELDRIPWLCNLHDILQRDVASGQPVILACSALKKVYRDILIQGKDGAPLKCDESGKEEKLAEVKLLVVHLTGSFEVISGRLLKRKGHFMSPELLQSQFDTLEPPSAPENFIQISVDKNLSEIIATIIETLK from the exons ATGACCAG AGCACATAGGTCTCCTCATAAAGCACAGAGTTCTTTGTGGTCTGCAAATCTGGAGCTG GACAGGATTCCATGGCTCTGCAACTTGCATGACATTTTACAAAG agatGTAGCCTCTGGACAGCCTGTAATTCTTGCCTGTTCAGCTCTGAAGAAAGTATACAGAGACATCTTAATACAAGGAAAAGATGGTGCACCTCTGAAGTGTGATGagtcaggaaaggaagaaaagctggCTGAAGTGAAGCTCCTTGTGGTCCATCTGACTGGGTCGTTCGAGGTCATCTCTGGACGCTTACTCAAAAGAAAAGGGCATTTTATGTCCCCTGAGTTATTGCAGTCCCAGTTTGATACTTTGGAGCCCCCATCAGCTCCAGAAAATTTCATTCAAATCAGTGTGGACAAAAATCTTTCAGAGATAATTGCTACAATTATAGAAACTCTAAAATGA